Proteins encoded together in one Cicer arietinum cultivar CDC Frontier isolate Library 1 chromosome 4, Cicar.CDCFrontier_v2.0, whole genome shotgun sequence window:
- the LOC101496520 gene encoding uncharacterized protein OsI_027940-like: MSRHPEVKWAQRADKVYVTIQLPDSKNAKVDLTPDGILTFSASAGAENHLYELQLPLFDKVNVEESKINVGVRGIFCVVQKAEIEWWKRLLKAEGKPPHYVKVDWDKWMDEDEDEAAGDLDLGGMDFSQFGGMGGDDAVGDDFDASDDEGQEVSKPGTQEGNDEEGGYAVGEQAGKSTVEEAAPST; encoded by the exons ATGAG TCGTCATCCAGAAGTCAAGTGGGCTCAAAGGGCTGACAAAGTCTATGTCACCATTCAATTGCCAGATTCCAAAAATGCAAAAGTCGACCTTACTCCAGACGGCATTTTAACTTTTTCTGCCAGTGCTGGTGCTGAAAACCACTTGTATGAGCTCCAGTTGCCGCTCTTTGACAAGGTTAATGTAGAG GAGAGCAAAATTAATGTAGGGGTGAGAGGTATATTCTGTGTAGTGCAGAAGGCGGAGATCGAATGGTGGAAAAGGTTACTGAAAGCAGAAGGAAAGCCTCCACATTATGTGAAAGTAGATTGGGATAAATGGatggatgaagatgaagatgagg CTGCCGGTGACCTGGATTTGGGAGGGATGGACTTCTCG CAATTTGGTGGGATGGGCGGTGATGATGCAGTGGGTGATGACTTTGATGCCAGTGACGATGAAG GGCAAGAAGTGTCGAAGCCTGGAACACAAGAGGGTAATGATGAGGAGGGAGGTTATGCGGTTGGAGAACAAGCTGGCAAGAGCACCGTTGAGGAAGCTGCTCCAAGCACATAA
- the LOC101496854 gene encoding probable U6 snRNA-associated Sm-like protein LSm4 isoform X2, with amino-acid sequence MLPLSLLKTAQGHPMLVELKNGETYNGHLVNCDTWMNIHLREVICTSKDGDRFWRMPECYIRGNTIKYLRVPDEVIDKVQEESKTRTDRKPPGVGRGRGRGREDGAPGRQVKGIGRGFEEGGAKGPGGGRGRSGPGGKPGGNRGRGRG; translated from the exons ATG TTGCCACTTTCCCTTCTCAAGACTGCTCAAGGGCACCCTATG CTGGTTGAACTGAAAAATGGGGAGACATATAACGGCCATTTGGTTAATTGTGATACATGGATGAACATCCATCTCAGAGAAGTCATCTGTACCTCTAAA GACGGAGATAGATTTTGGCGTATGCCTGAATGCTACATTCGTGGGAATACTATTAAGTACCTTCGAGTTCCTGATGAG GTTATTGACAAAGTCCAGGAAGAATCCAAGACTCGAACTG ATCGCAAACCACCTGGTGTGGGACGCGGAAGAGGAAGAGGTAGGGAGGATGGTGCTCCTGGACGTCAAGTAAAAGGAATTGGGCGTGGCTTTGAAGAAGGTGGAGCTAAAGGGCCAGGAGGAGGCCGAGGCAGAAGCGGCCCAGGTGGAAAACCTGGTGGAAACAGAG GGCGAGGTAGAGGTTGA
- the LOC101496854 gene encoding probable U6 snRNA-associated Sm-like protein LSm4 isoform X1, which produces MLPLSLLKTAQGHPMLVELKNGETYNGHLVNCDTWMNIHLREVICTSKDGDRFWRMPECYIRGNTIKYLRVPDEVIDKVQEESKTRTDRKPPGVGRGRGRGREDGAPGRQVKGIGRGFEEGGAKGPGGGRGRSGPGGKPGGNRGAGRGRG; this is translated from the exons ATG TTGCCACTTTCCCTTCTCAAGACTGCTCAAGGGCACCCTATG CTGGTTGAACTGAAAAATGGGGAGACATATAACGGCCATTTGGTTAATTGTGATACATGGATGAACATCCATCTCAGAGAAGTCATCTGTACCTCTAAA GACGGAGATAGATTTTGGCGTATGCCTGAATGCTACATTCGTGGGAATACTATTAAGTACCTTCGAGTTCCTGATGAG GTTATTGACAAAGTCCAGGAAGAATCCAAGACTCGAACTG ATCGCAAACCACCTGGTGTGGGACGCGGAAGAGGAAGAGGTAGGGAGGATGGTGCTCCTGGACGTCAAGTAAAAGGAATTGGGCGTGGCTTTGAAGAAGGTGGAGCTAAAGGGCCAGGAGGAGGCCGAGGCAGAAGCGGCCCAGGTGGAAAACCTGGTGGAAACAGAG GTGCAGGGCGAGGTAGAGGTTGA